A section of the Cuniculiplasma divulgatum genome encodes:
- the argS gene encoding arginine--tRNA ligase, translating to MLLFEDYRKKLTESIRSLYPEVRDNDIAPDRTGHADLALRAFSLLRKGDIKIEDVASRITVALSGEDYIAAITSSGGYINFTLNPTKLMEAISSEIYGTDRFPDVFQDPERVSVEHTSTNPTGPIHIGRIRNSIIGDSLFRILSRYGYRVTTQYFVNDSGRQVASLYVGYRKFGQNGNLTTENLLKAYQRMHREVEANPELEKEVDETIRQYEAGKPEVMDGIRTICSVILGSINGTLERLGIKIDDYTWESDLIRNGDVNRVLESLEDELEDEGGAKYVSSGGRKMFLTRNDGTSLYFSRDIAYHQYKMDNFDWIIDVLGENHKEHAGHIKYVMKDLLHRDGKLDFVFYSYVSLESGKMTTRGGNIVTADELLDRAIEESLNIVRNKRGELPESELSGIAQAVATSAIRFHIVKLNANKQMVFKWSEALSLEGDSAPFIMYSYARAASILRKAGNADISPEGSYGDMEAPLVKKMYEYAYVLHDAVLGLKPETIANYLLELTRTFNDFYTNCPVLTADSSDRGRRLAIVRNFKNIVKDAAFLVGINVLEEM from the coding sequence ATGCTGCTTTTTGAAGATTACAGGAAGAAACTTACTGAAAGTATAAGGTCGCTCTATCCTGAAGTGAGGGACAACGACATTGCACCTGACCGAACGGGGCATGCAGACCTCGCTTTGAGAGCATTCTCGCTTCTCAGGAAGGGAGATATTAAGATTGAGGACGTTGCGTCAAGGATCACAGTTGCACTCTCAGGAGAGGATTACATTGCTGCCATAACATCATCCGGTGGCTACATAAATTTCACCCTGAATCCAACGAAGCTGATGGAAGCAATCTCCAGCGAAATATATGGCACAGATCGGTTTCCTGATGTCTTCCAGGATCCTGAACGTGTTTCTGTGGAACACACCAGCACCAACCCCACAGGGCCCATACACATCGGCAGAATCCGGAACTCCATAATCGGAGATTCACTGTTCAGGATCCTTTCAAGGTACGGGTACAGGGTAACCACACAGTATTTTGTCAACGACTCAGGAAGGCAGGTTGCGTCACTCTATGTTGGTTACAGGAAATTTGGCCAGAATGGAAACCTGACAACGGAGAATCTTCTGAAGGCATACCAGAGAATGCACAGGGAGGTGGAGGCAAATCCTGAGCTGGAGAAAGAAGTGGACGAAACCATAAGGCAGTATGAGGCTGGAAAACCCGAGGTTATGGACGGAATAAGGACAATCTGCTCAGTGATACTTGGCAGCATAAATGGCACCCTTGAAAGGCTGGGCATAAAGATAGACGATTACACCTGGGAATCCGATCTCATCAGGAACGGCGATGTGAACAGGGTGCTGGAAAGCCTTGAAGATGAACTTGAGGATGAGGGAGGCGCGAAATACGTATCAAGTGGAGGAAGGAAAATGTTCCTGACGAGAAATGACGGCACCTCTCTATACTTTTCCAGAGATATTGCCTACCACCAGTACAAGATGGATAATTTCGACTGGATCATCGATGTCCTTGGGGAAAACCACAAGGAGCACGCTGGTCATATCAAATACGTGATGAAGGACCTCCTTCACAGGGATGGTAAACTGGATTTCGTGTTTTACTCATACGTTTCACTTGAATCAGGCAAGATGACCACCCGGGGAGGGAACATTGTGACTGCAGATGAACTGCTGGACAGGGCCATTGAGGAATCACTGAATATCGTGAGGAACAAACGCGGTGAACTGCCGGAATCCGAACTCTCCGGGATAGCTCAGGCTGTTGCCACGTCTGCCATAAGGTTTCACATAGTCAAGCTGAATGCAAACAAGCAGATGGTCTTCAAATGGTCCGAAGCTCTTAGCCTGGAAGGGGATTCTGCACCGTTTATAATGTATTCATATGCCAGGGCGGCGAGCATCCTGCGCAAGGCTGGGAATGCAGATATCAGCCCAGAAGGGAGTTACGGTGACATGGAAGCGCCTCTGGTCAAGAAGATGTATGAATACGCCTATGTCCTCCATGACGCGGTATTGGGCCTTAAGCCTGAGACCATTGCCAATTACCTGCTTGAACTCACCAGAACCTTCAACGATTTTTATACAAATTGCCCCGTGCTTACTGCTGATTCATCAGATCGCGGAAGAAGACTTGCAATTGTCAGGAACTTCAAAAATATAGTAAAAGATGCTGCATTTCTGGTTGGTATAAATGTTCTTGAAGAGATGTGA
- a CDS encoding amidohydrolase family protein: MRKFVGEISGNIFIDGAMRQGTLEIRDGIKFTEGGQRNTGKVGTIIPSFINAHTHIGDSFITEVPPGDIPGIVGPGGFKYRMLSSATDEVIIEGMERSMKIMQDTGTSAFIDFRESDIHGLQLLERAAKHDVMPVPLGRPDSTGSDLGKIIDRCQGFAPSALNDDDFFQLMSMKQLSREKGKLFGIHFSENLPENIDALMRLSPDFIVHSIACSDEELDSIASANIPVVITPRSNIFYGKRPNYARFLSHGVRLMLGTDNGMVAAPDMFRETCFLYTYQRGIGIISPEEIIRMSTEVPYEFLVSHGIHPARAYIFFPEVELSPYEIVTKGSYFRHETIFV, translated from the coding sequence ATGAGAAAATTCGTTGGTGAAATATCGGGCAATATCTTTATTGATGGAGCCATGAGGCAGGGCACTCTTGAAATCAGGGACGGAATAAAATTCACGGAGGGTGGGCAGAGAAATACAGGCAAGGTGGGAACAATTATACCATCCTTCATAAATGCACATACACACATAGGGGATTCATTCATAACCGAGGTCCCGCCCGGAGATATACCCGGGATTGTTGGTCCCGGAGGCTTCAAGTACAGGATGCTTTCATCCGCCACAGATGAAGTCATCATTGAAGGAATGGAAAGATCAATGAAAATAATGCAGGATACCGGTACTTCTGCATTCATTGATTTCAGGGAATCTGACATTCATGGCCTTCAGCTGCTTGAACGCGCAGCAAAACATGATGTGATGCCTGTTCCTCTTGGCAGGCCTGATTCAACAGGATCAGATTTGGGGAAGATTATTGACCGATGCCAGGGTTTTGCGCCCAGTGCACTGAACGATGATGACTTTTTCCAGCTGATGTCAATGAAGCAGTTGAGCAGGGAGAAAGGGAAGCTGTTCGGGATACATTTCAGTGAAAATCTGCCGGAGAACATTGATGCCCTCATGAGGCTTTCACCTGATTTCATAGTGCACTCAATCGCGTGTTCGGATGAGGAACTGGATAGCATAGCCAGTGCAAATATTCCCGTGGTGATTACGCCCAGATCGAACATATTCTATGGCAAGAGGCCCAATTATGCAAGATTCCTCAGTCATGGTGTGCGGCTGATGCTTGGGACCGACAATGGAATGGTGGCCGCGCCGGACATGTTCAGGGAGACGTGTTTCCTCTATACTTACCAGAGGGGGATTGGAATTATAAGTCCGGAGGAAATAATCAGAATGTCAACTGAAGTTCCATACGAGTTCCTGGTAAGCCATGGCATTCACCCTGCAAGAGCATACATTTTTTTCCCGGAGGTTGAGCTTTCTCCATATGAGATCGTTACAAAGGGCAGTTATTTCAGGCATGAAACCATATTTGTCTGA
- a CDS encoding CARDB domain-containing protein translates to MQKTAIIAAIVTLMMVGSALALIGNSSATGFQTGTVSYQEGYYHGTEFLGAGSQSINVTTLSGVPVTTLSGTASKATLPLGQYYFIVSPKAVLAGSNYVIANGTRQLVNVTTGTTSIKLVDQAYLTSQETFNFPGIVSGTSATVKFVTPQGFVFQTNTTSKNATAMVPNPGNFVVDATYGGTVFTFPQVYAKSGVTLAFNRHLQASGFVYNATTGNSISSFNVILINSTAKTYQNIAFSNGYFALSNLTNNTGAYKYNYMVVDAPGYAGAQYPLPITSSQPLTVNLTPGSSNVYSNYTLGTNPQYLNLSLKYVISNATALPFFGNSSIGSLYWQHIFDSNAITTASLQSYVQNVTPSVSNYTITIDGYNYYRTSVGKATVSSLPANTTTFNVTVRYMNSTIKATDLTSGFTVNLYAIGTQYTMGSLRYSYQFAYNLPTVALASPTSVVTSFKSPINITPQASNGYLNLKFSPSVKPTVVASEISLYWNGMVSSNYIVNSSLNNTIFVVPAGVPVYYNVSSAYYNPVTGEHDYQSATFRWYNGTKLMNTSYNASLDQFNTSGIYKIMLNYTSGSGASNTTNFSVIAITTSQVPSISLNVTSSGKVNFAAKGISKASMYVPQSKSVQFSGYGSYLNETGYSVPLTFTWYFAPIGSYTGYKTLGQNITQTFNTPSSTQLNSLGGPVTGYLNVTSVAGTYTNISLSVTVNDTTAPSPVMTLYNATGVSETNPVAGQVTTFSANSSSDPYYKETSLSYNWSVEYANGTKVAPGSSTYAVVGGNMTDSPYVKIQFNTVSGFTMSLNATNPSGVNGTSSRALIMTIATPMIIVQSAYLSTTPDQGSTVTAHVNVSNNGTVNAGSYTISLYVNGKLVTSHSYTNLPVGTTKSVDFNFSSPASGSVTFVFKATNSSEPSFFANTSAYTFTHSVNPPAYKTPLIIVGVIVVIIFISFAYYRLTSGGSKKTKTTQPATQPKQQPAKKDEKKK, encoded by the coding sequence TTGCAGAAGACAGCAATTATAGCAGCAATCGTTACATTGATGATGGTGGGGAGCGCGCTTGCTCTCATAGGGAATAGCTCAGCTACTGGATTCCAGACAGGTACGGTATCGTATCAGGAAGGATACTATCATGGCACTGAATTCCTGGGTGCCGGCTCACAGTCAATAAATGTGACCACGCTGTCAGGCGTCCCTGTAACGACGCTATCCGGCACTGCTAGCAAGGCAACACTTCCTCTTGGACAGTACTATTTCATAGTGTCCCCGAAAGCGGTACTTGCCGGAAGCAATTATGTCATTGCAAACGGTACCAGGCAGCTTGTCAATGTGACAACAGGCACAACAAGCATAAAGCTGGTTGATCAGGCGTACCTGACTTCACAGGAGACTTTCAATTTCCCAGGAATAGTGTCCGGAACAAGCGCCACTGTTAAGTTTGTCACTCCACAGGGCTTTGTGTTCCAGACAAACACAACAAGCAAAAATGCAACAGCCATGGTACCGAACCCAGGAAATTTTGTTGTTGACGCAACATACGGTGGAACGGTTTTCACGTTCCCGCAGGTATATGCTAAATCTGGTGTTACACTGGCATTCAATAGGCACCTGCAGGCATCAGGATTTGTCTACAATGCCACAACTGGAAACAGCATAAGTTCATTCAATGTAATCCTGATAAACTCCACTGCAAAGACCTATCAGAACATTGCATTCAGCAACGGTTATTTTGCACTGTCAAATCTTACAAATAACACAGGTGCTTACAAATATAATTATATGGTTGTGGATGCTCCGGGCTATGCTGGAGCTCAATACCCTCTTCCAATAACAAGCAGTCAGCCACTGACCGTGAATCTCACTCCAGGATCATCAAACGTTTATTCCAACTACACCCTGGGAACAAATCCGCAATACCTTAACCTTTCACTGAAGTACGTTATTTCCAATGCAACCGCCCTGCCTTTCTTCGGAAACTCTTCAATAGGGTCACTCTACTGGCAGCATATTTTTGACTCAAACGCAATAACTACTGCCTCACTCCAGTCCTATGTTCAGAACGTAACTCCAAGCGTATCAAATTACACGATAACCATTGACGGCTACAACTACTACAGAACAAGCGTGGGAAAGGCTACGGTATCATCATTGCCTGCCAACACCACTACATTCAACGTTACTGTTAGGTATATGAACTCAACCATCAAGGCAACCGATCTGACATCAGGCTTCACGGTTAACCTGTATGCAATTGGCACACAGTATACCATGGGGTCCCTGAGGTACAGTTACCAGTTTGCTTACAATCTTCCAACGGTAGCGCTTGCTTCACCAACAAGCGTTGTGACTTCATTCAAGAGCCCCATAAATATAACGCCACAGGCATCCAACGGTTACCTTAACCTGAAGTTCAGCCCATCGGTAAAGCCCACAGTGGTGGCTTCTGAGATCTCACTGTACTGGAATGGAATGGTATCCAGTAACTACATTGTTAACAGCTCACTCAACAATACCATATTCGTGGTTCCGGCGGGGGTTCCTGTTTACTATAACGTTTCATCGGCCTATTACAACCCTGTGACGGGAGAACATGATTACCAGAGCGCAACTTTCAGATGGTACAATGGAACAAAGCTCATGAATACAAGTTATAATGCAAGCCTGGACCAGTTCAACACATCCGGAATATACAAGATAATGCTGAATTACACCAGCGGTTCGGGTGCATCCAACACCACGAATTTCAGTGTCATAGCCATCACAACCTCACAGGTGCCATCAATAAGCCTGAATGTGACATCCTCAGGAAAGGTTAACTTCGCTGCTAAAGGTATTTCAAAGGCCAGCATGTACGTACCGCAGTCCAAGAGCGTGCAGTTCAGCGGATATGGCTCCTACCTTAACGAAACCGGCTACAGCGTCCCGCTCACCTTCACCTGGTATTTTGCTCCAATTGGCAGTTATACAGGTTACAAGACACTTGGACAGAACATAACCCAGACATTCAATACCCCATCCAGTACACAGCTTAACAGCCTTGGTGGACCGGTGACCGGCTATCTTAACGTTACAAGTGTTGCAGGAACATACACAAACATATCTCTGTCAGTAACAGTGAATGATACCACAGCCCCGTCTCCTGTAATGACTCTTTACAACGCTACCGGTGTGTCCGAGACCAACCCAGTTGCGGGGCAGGTAACGACTTTCTCAGCTAATTCCTCTTCAGACCCTTACTACAAGGAAACAAGCCTGAGCTACAACTGGAGTGTTGAGTATGCAAACGGAACCAAGGTTGCTCCAGGCAGCAGCACATACGCAGTTGTTGGCGGGAATATGACAGATTCACCTTACGTGAAGATACAGTTCAACACAGTCAGCGGTTTCACAATGTCACTCAATGCCACAAACCCGTCTGGCGTTAATGGAACATCAAGCAGGGCACTCATAATGACAATTGCCACCCCAATGATCATAGTGCAGAGTGCATATCTTTCAACAACACCTGACCAGGGATCAACAGTCACTGCCCACGTGAATGTGAGCAACAACGGAACCGTAAATGCAGGATCATACACAATAAGCCTGTACGTAAATGGGAAGCTTGTAACCAGCCATTCATACACTAACCTTCCAGTAGGGACAACAAAATCTGTTGACTTCAACTTCTCCTCACCGGCTTCAGGCAGTGTAACTTTCGTATTCAAGGCGACAAACAGCAGTGAGCCATCGTTCTTTGCAAACACAAGCGCCTATACATTCACGCACAGCGTTAATCCGCCAGCTTACAAAACGCCACTTATCATAGTTGGCGTTATCGTTGTGATCATATTCATATCATTCGCATACTACAGGCTCACGTCTGGAGGGTCTAAAAAGACAAAGACAACCCAGCCGGCCACCCAGCCCAAACAGCAGCCGGCAAAGAAGGACGAGAAGAAGAAATAA
- a CDS encoding amylo-alpha-1,6-glucosidase has protein sequence MDTGESIASRQIEVLMDQCRNLDESSNTTHMEYWVKVPEDRLDGFNYSMIKGKKSHFISCINGEVLPTDFRRTRNGFWSDGKGHISEFRVFMDCISAADLLRKYVRGLGYIYREYESMERLDYVLADRGLLSIWYRADGLHSIEVKLKVDHRNAWPAVDEDRDMHISGNEKQFSVISTSGTTFFSVKSDGSVSCNLTDGYLIIVVKNFTLLHLTISSDDVPEGGNDLDQTVSYHLGIKDSLMIETGNKKLDKVFLWTKHDLLEFYTETGVGSGWFAGFPVFSWFFGRDGLWMGLAANMCGLGEITRKHMQTLLNHSRNGQIPHEIALNSGNQEYEVSRTSTDTRFMSIDSNLLWILCNRSLNHWGYGPFPDSVEDKVLGFSMSCDKDGDMLIENDFKKSLIGWPETWASQRDGKCVDINALWIAVLESLGSRLNGGYFQTAIDRYLEEFFEGPEFTDSIDSTSAHAVKSAMLLVPAMFLDDRRVKDQFSKLLGSDMITPWGVRSMSAEDKKYDGGYHTGIVWPLMTGWFSIAAYRQGFFDQGYDQIKTFIENAFHSADPGRINEAYSSDQPTPTGQFAQGWSSSMFIMSLLGGMAGMPVWGDSTKDIKSVFHPHLPEEMKEITLRHFNWYGEKFTVVLSNQKITIEREG, from the coding sequence GTGGATACGGGAGAAAGCATAGCCTCACGCCAGATAGAAGTGCTGATGGATCAGTGCAGGAATCTTGACGAATCGTCCAACACCACCCATATGGAATACTGGGTTAAGGTTCCTGAGGACCGGCTCGATGGCTTCAACTATTCCATGATCAAGGGAAAGAAATCCCATTTCATTTCATGCATAAACGGCGAGGTCCTTCCAACGGATTTCAGAAGGACCCGTAACGGTTTCTGGAGCGACGGGAAAGGCCATATCTCGGAGTTCCGGGTTTTCATGGACTGCATTTCAGCTGCTGACTTGCTGAGGAAATATGTCAGAGGACTGGGGTATATTTACCGTGAATACGAGAGCATGGAACGCCTGGATTATGTGCTTGCAGACAGGGGGCTGCTTTCCATTTGGTACCGTGCTGATGGGCTCCATTCCATTGAAGTAAAGCTGAAAGTGGATCACAGAAATGCTTGGCCAGCCGTGGATGAAGATAGGGATATGCATATTTCAGGGAATGAGAAGCAATTTTCAGTAATCAGCACCAGCGGCACAACCTTTTTCAGCGTTAAGTCGGATGGCAGTGTTTCCTGCAATTTAACTGACGGTTATCTCATCATAGTTGTTAAGAATTTTACTCTGCTGCACCTCACCATATCATCTGATGATGTGCCGGAAGGCGGGAACGATCTTGATCAGACTGTCAGTTATCATCTGGGAATTAAGGATTCACTCATGATTGAAACTGGCAATAAAAAATTGGATAAGGTATTTCTCTGGACAAAGCATGATCTGCTGGAGTTCTATACCGAAACAGGTGTAGGATCAGGATGGTTTGCAGGTTTTCCCGTATTTTCATGGTTCTTTGGACGGGATGGATTGTGGATGGGGCTGGCAGCGAACATGTGCGGGCTTGGTGAAATTACGAGAAAGCACATGCAGACACTGCTGAATCATTCCAGGAACGGCCAGATTCCCCACGAGATTGCCCTCAATTCTGGGAATCAGGAATATGAGGTTTCCAGAACCAGCACGGACACCCGTTTCATGTCAATTGACAGCAACCTGCTGTGGATCCTATGTAACCGATCGCTGAATCACTGGGGCTATGGTCCATTTCCAGATTCAGTTGAAGATAAGGTGCTTGGTTTCTCCATGTCCTGTGACAAAGATGGAGATATGCTCATTGAGAATGATTTCAAAAAGAGTCTCATAGGATGGCCGGAGACATGGGCATCGCAGAGGGATGGAAAGTGCGTTGATATCAATGCGCTCTGGATTGCCGTGCTTGAATCACTTGGCAGCAGGTTAAATGGCGGGTACTTTCAGACAGCCATTGACAGATATCTGGAGGAGTTCTTCGAAGGACCGGAATTCACAGATTCCATAGATTCTACTTCAGCACACGCGGTTAAAAGCGCAATGCTGCTGGTGCCTGCAATGTTCCTTGATGACAGGAGGGTGAAGGACCAATTTTCAAAACTGCTTGGGAGCGACATGATAACGCCATGGGGAGTGCGATCCATGTCTGCTGAAGATAAGAAGTATGATGGTGGATACCACACCGGCATCGTATGGCCATTAATGACAGGATGGTTTTCAATTGCTGCTTACAGGCAGGGATTCTTTGACCAGGGATATGACCAGATCAAGACTTTCATTGAAAACGCATTTCATTCAGCAGATCCGGGAAGAATAAACGAAGCATATTCATCAGACCAGCCCACGCCAACAGGCCAGTTTGCGCAGGGATGGTCCTCATCCATGTTCATCATGTCTTTGCTGGGAGGAATGGCGGGAATGCCTGTCTGGGGTGATAGCACTAAAGACATCAAATCCGTGTTTCATCCTCATCTGCCAGAGGAAATGAAAGAAATTACACTGAGGCATTTTAACTGGTACGGGGAAAAATTTACAGTGGTCTTGAGCAACCAGAAGATAACCATAGAAAGGGAGGGATAA
- a CDS encoding carbohydrate ABC transporter permease, translating to MVSEYNNPRNRKFYFIIAIIFATVTLIPMYVLIIIAFAVPSQTVAAYYPPLLPSQFTLSNLIGAFSGYSSILEAAFIKSLITATIVGALAVVLGFHASYGLSKMSNRMSALIISVLFFSTMIPSLTIAIPISVSFLKLGLYDSALGLALAQELVVLPMTIFMITGTLQSLPKQLELQARVDGAGFMQSLYTVILPLAKPGIFAAFLLSWMMSWDEFTFAVILSPVHPTLPILIYIDSTARGNILFASAFALLVTIPVIVITLVLSKFIKGNYLTSGVTG from the coding sequence TTGGTAAGCGAATATAACAATCCTAGAAACAGGAAATTCTATTTCATTATCGCAATTATTTTCGCCACAGTAACTCTCATACCAATGTATGTTTTGATTATTATAGCGTTTGCAGTCCCTTCACAGACTGTGGCTGCATATTACCCTCCGCTGCTGCCATCGCAGTTCACTTTATCGAATTTAATAGGTGCGTTCTCGGGTTACAGCAGCATTCTGGAAGCAGCATTTATTAAGAGTCTTATTACTGCCACGATTGTTGGAGCTCTTGCTGTTGTTCTAGGATTCCATGCATCCTACGGTCTGAGTAAGATGTCAAACAGAATGAGTGCACTTATAATCTCTGTTTTATTCTTTTCCACCATGATACCGTCTCTAACCATTGCCATACCAATAAGTGTGAGTTTCCTGAAATTGGGACTTTATGATTCCGCACTGGGACTTGCACTGGCGCAGGAGCTTGTTGTCCTACCTATGACCATATTCATGATCACTGGTACTCTCCAGTCCCTGCCAAAACAGCTGGAATTGCAGGCCAGAGTTGATGGGGCGGGTTTTATGCAGAGTCTGTACACAGTGATTTTACCCCTTGCGAAACCAGGCATCTTTGCGGCTTTTCTGCTCTCCTGGATGATGTCCTGGGATGAGTTTACGTTCGCCGTTATTCTCTCCCCGGTACATCCTACTTTACCTATACTTATATATATCGACAGCACGGCCAGGGGCAATATCCTGTTTGCATCCGCTTTCGCCCTCCTTGTTACCATACCCGTCATAGTAATCACTCTGGTGCTTTCTAAATTCATAAAGGGAAACTACTTAACTTCCGGTGTCACCGGCTAA
- a CDS encoding sugar ABC transporter permease, protein MKLRNDEWIALLLILPAVLYVLILAFIPALQSVYGSFSTLRAHNTIYNYQFVIGTFGLSPIVNTFIVTASALGLQFSIGFVVASLLSKPFKGREAFSAILFLPFGVATIVTAVIFHDIFSSYGGYANTMLKLLGGHAIDWTGSFGTSLLITVLADSWKNTPIVSLILLAGMTTIPPDLYSQAMVDGAGTFQRFFRITLPNLAPFIAIALMIRGISEFNIFAIAQDGLFPHPLLTTMTYSLFDIVNPHPSYASATILLAFVLIFAFFVMFYRSRSAKVS, encoded by the coding sequence GTGAAGTTGAGGAATGATGAATGGATTGCGCTTCTATTGATCTTGCCGGCTGTGTTATACGTTTTGATCCTTGCATTTATCCCGGCTTTGCAATCAGTCTATGGAAGTTTTTCCACCCTGAGGGCGCATAACACCATTTATAATTACCAGTTTGTGATTGGTACATTCGGCCTTTCACCAATTGTTAATACTTTTATAGTAACGGCATCGGCCTTGGGCCTCCAGTTTTCCATTGGTTTTGTTGTCGCAAGCCTGCTGTCAAAGCCTTTCAAAGGAAGAGAAGCATTTTCTGCAATCCTTTTCTTGCCATTTGGAGTCGCAACAATTGTTACGGCTGTCATTTTTCATGATATTTTCTCCAGTTACGGAGGTTATGCCAATACCATGTTAAAACTGCTTGGCGGACACGCAATTGACTGGACAGGGAGCTTTGGAACATCGCTTTTGATAACAGTTCTTGCTGATTCCTGGAAAAACACGCCCATTGTCTCTCTTATTTTACTGGCAGGAATGACAACCATTCCTCCGGATTTATACAGCCAGGCAATGGTGGACGGAGCTGGTACATTCCAGAGATTTTTCCGTATTACTTTGCCGAATCTTGCACCTTTTATTGCCATCGCACTCATGATACGCGGGATCAGCGAATTCAATATCTTTGCTATTGCTCAGGATGGCCTGTTTCCGCATCCATTGCTTACAACCATGACCTATTCGCTGTTTGACATTGTAAATCCTCACCCTTCCTATGCTTCTGCAACAATACTCCTGGCTTTTGTCCTTATTTTTGCGTTTTTTGTAATGTTTTACAGAAGCAGATCTGCAAAGGTGAGCTGA
- a CDS encoding ABC transporter ATP-binding protein, giving the protein MTAKLELRNVSKTYGKTTVIKNLSLLVEEGEFFVILGPSGTGKSTLLKLIVGIEQPTSGQVLIDGKDVTAMPPNRRNLAMVFQNYALYPNMNVFNNIAFPLKMHHSGNITQKVREVAEKLNISEILGKRVNQISGGQQQRVALARAMVRDPAMFLLDEPLSNLDARVRFSARSELKRLQQDLKQTFVFVTHDQKEAEALGDRVAVLNQGQFQQIAPYKELYEDPATAWVGDFVGDFPMNFVNGKGFRPEWANVGSGPYSIIVDSSESFGDIYYVFGRTEKGEHIVLKSPELLSIGTRLNFSVTRFKEFEDIPQSPTGYV; this is encoded by the coding sequence ATGACCGCAAAACTCGAATTAAGGAATGTCTCAAAGACCTATGGGAAGACTACAGTCATAAAGAACCTCTCACTGCTTGTAGAAGAGGGTGAATTTTTTGTGATCTTAGGACCGTCAGGGACTGGCAAATCGACTCTTTTAAAACTTATAGTAGGCATTGAACAACCTACCAGCGGCCAGGTATTAATTGACGGAAAGGATGTTACTGCAATGCCACCCAACAGGAGAAATCTTGCAATGGTGTTTCAGAACTACGCTCTCTATCCCAATATGAACGTGTTCAATAACATTGCATTCCCACTGAAAATGCACCATTCTGGTAACATAACACAGAAAGTTAGGGAAGTTGCTGAAAAGCTAAACATCTCAGAGATTCTTGGCAAAAGGGTCAATCAGATCAGTGGTGGTCAGCAGCAGCGAGTTGCACTTGCTAGGGCAATGGTCAGAGACCCGGCGATGTTCCTTCTCGATGAGCCCCTTAGCAATCTTGATGCCAGAGTGAGATTCTCTGCTAGATCAGAACTTAAGCGCCTACAGCAGGACCTAAAACAAACTTTTGTCTTCGTAACACACGATCAGAAGGAAGCTGAGGCACTTGGCGACAGGGTTGCTGTTCTGAATCAGGGACAGTTTCAGCAGATAGCCCCCTATAAAGAACTTTACGAAGACCCAGCTACTGCCTGGGTTGGTGACTTTGTTGGAGACTTCCCTATGAATTTTGTTAATGGCAAGGGTTTCAGACCGGAATGGGCAAATGTAGGGTCAGGGCCTTATTCGATCATCGTTGATTCATCTGAGAGTTTTGGGGATATTTACTACGTTTTTGGCAGAACGGAAAAGGGTGAACATATAGTACTTAAAAGCCCAGAGTTGCTTTCTATAGGAACTCGACTTAATTTTTCCGTGACTCGTTTCAAGGAATTTGAAGATATCCCTCAGTCTCCCACAGGTTATGTTTGA